In one window of Vicinamibacterales bacterium DNA:
- a CDS encoding CHRD domain-containing protein, whose protein sequence is MKRLVAVTVLALGIAGCGGSNNNGNPNGPSNTTVFTVQLLPSNEVPPVTNAEQSARGTAVITINSQTNTIDFSVSLNSFPTTSSLTAAHIHPGAAGVNGGVLVGTGLTAGNAPSLSSGSATFSFTGVTPQSADAIAQILANPQNFYFNVHTAANTSGAIRGQLR, encoded by the coding sequence ATGAAGCGTCTGGTCGCAGTAACCGTTCTCGCCCTCGGGATCGCCGGGTGCGGCGGCAGCAACAACAACGGCAATCCCAACGGGCCGAGCAACACCACCGTGTTCACGGTGCAGCTGCTCCCCTCCAACGAGGTCCCGCCGGTGACCAACGCCGAGCAGTCGGCGCGCGGGACGGCGGTGATCACGATCAACTCGCAGACCAATACGATCGATTTCAGCGTCTCGCTGAACAGCTTCCCGACGACCAGCTCGCTCACCGCGGCGCACATTCATCCGGGGGCGGCGGGCGTGAACGGCGGCGTGCTGGTGGGCACCGGCCTGACCGCGGGCAACGCACCTTCGCTCTCGAGCGGGTCGGCGACGTTCTCGTTCACCGGCGTGACGCCGCAATCGGCGGACGCCATCGCCCAGATCCTCGCCAACCCGCAGAACTTCTATTTCAACGTCCACACCGCCGCCAACACGAGCGGCGCGATCCGCGGGCAGCTCCGCTAA
- a CDS encoding helix-turn-helix transcriptional regulator — protein sequence MTGPSLKPHFFYILLALADGERHGLAIARDVQSLSDGSVKLWPATLYGSLDELRTRKWIEALEEHPQDESERRRYYRLTRTGRAVLTEEADRLSRLARLARARTRTGDA from the coding sequence ATGACCGGCCCGTCGCTGAAGCCGCACTTCTTCTACATCCTCCTCGCGCTCGCGGATGGGGAGCGGCACGGGCTCGCCATCGCGCGCGACGTCCAATCGCTCAGCGACGGCTCCGTCAAGTTGTGGCCGGCGACGCTGTACGGCTCCCTCGACGAGCTCCGCACGCGCAAGTGGATTGAAGCGCTGGAAGAGCATCCCCAGGACGAGAGCGAGCGCCGGCGCTACTACCGATTGACCCGCACCGGCCGCGCCGTGCTGACGGAGGAGGCGGATCGCCTCAGCCGCCTGGCGCGCCTGGCCCGCGCCCGCACCCGCACCGGAGACGCGTGA
- a CDS encoding Nramp family divalent metal transporter — MSWRQPSSTVSLPEVHGSVPVPTGSFWRKLFAFAGPGYLVAVGYMDPGNWATDLAGGARFGYTLLSVILLSNFMAILLQALSARLGIVSGRDLAQACRDHYSRPTTIVLWVLCEVAIAACDLAEVIGAAIALNLLFGLPLMWGVCLTALDVLLVLYLQNRRFRYVEALVVLLIVGIAGSFLVELFLARPDIAGIAGGLVPSGEIVRNPEMLYIAVGILGATVMPHNLYLHSSIVQTRKYLDDVASRREAVRFATIDSTVALMSALFLNGAILVVAAATFHGTAHENVADISDAYKLLAPLLGTSLASTLFAVALLFSGQNATLTGTLAGQIVMEGFLNIRLRPWLRRLVTRLIAIIPALITVYLYGERGTGQLLILSQVILSLQLPFAVFPLVMFTGDRRKMGELVAPKWMLVLAWPVAVLIAALNAWLLWQTFFG; from the coding sequence ATGAGCTGGCGTCAGCCATCGTCCACGGTGAGCCTGCCGGAAGTCCACGGCTCGGTGCCGGTACCGACCGGCAGTTTCTGGCGCAAGCTGTTCGCCTTCGCCGGCCCCGGGTATCTCGTCGCCGTCGGCTACATGGATCCGGGCAACTGGGCGACCGACCTCGCCGGCGGCGCGAGATTCGGCTACACGCTCCTGAGCGTCATCCTGCTCTCGAACTTCATGGCGATCCTGCTGCAGGCGCTGTCGGCGCGCCTCGGCATCGTCAGCGGCCGCGATCTCGCGCAGGCCTGCCGCGATCATTACTCCCGGCCGACGACGATCGTGCTCTGGGTGCTGTGCGAGGTGGCGATCGCCGCCTGCGATCTCGCGGAAGTGATCGGCGCGGCGATCGCGCTGAACCTGCTGTTCGGCCTGCCGCTGATGTGGGGCGTCTGCCTGACCGCGCTCGACGTGCTGCTGGTGCTGTATCTGCAGAACCGGCGCTTCCGCTACGTGGAGGCGCTGGTCGTCCTGCTGATCGTCGGCATCGCCGGGTCGTTTCTGGTGGAGCTGTTTCTCGCCCGCCCCGACATCGCCGGCATCGCCGGCGGCCTGGTCCCCTCCGGGGAGATCGTCCGCAACCCCGAGATGCTCTATATTGCAGTCGGCATCCTCGGCGCCACTGTGATGCCGCACAATCTCTATCTGCACTCATCCATCGTGCAGACGCGAAAGTACCTGGACGACGTCGCGAGCAGGCGGGAGGCGGTGCGGTTCGCGACCATCGATTCCACGGTGGCGTTGATGAGCGCGTTGTTCCTCAACGGGGCGATTCTGGTCGTCGCGGCGGCGACCTTCCACGGCACCGCGCACGAGAATGTCGCCGACATCTCGGACGCGTACAAACTGCTCGCGCCGCTGCTCGGCACGTCGCTCGCCAGCACGCTGTTCGCGGTGGCGCTGCTGTTCTCCGGGCAGAACGCGACGCTGACCGGCACGCTGGCCGGACAAATCGTGATGGAGGGCTTCCTCAACATCCGCCTGCGTCCCTGGCTGCGCCGGCTGGTCACCCGCCTCATCGCCATCATCCCGGCGCTGATCACCGTCTATCTCTACGGCGAGCGCGGGACCGGCCAGCTGCTGATCCTCAGCCAGGTGATCCTCAGCCTGCAGCTGCCGTTCGCGGTGTTCCCGCTGGTGATGTTCACCGGCGATCGCCGGAAGATGGGGGAGCTGGTCGCGCCGAAGTGGATGCTCGTCCTGGCCTGGCCGGTGGCGGTCTTGATCGCCGCCCTGAACGCGTGGCTGCTCTGGCAGACCTTCTTCGGGTGA
- a CDS encoding universal stress protein, translating to MYSHILVALENSRADATVLEHVQKLAKLTGASLLLVHVADGWAARHYDELALRESEEMKEDRAYLQKIQDQLTAAGFEASAHLAMGDPATELVRVAEAQHVDLIAMSTHGHRFLNDLLRGSTADRVRHNVAVPVLMIRAR from the coding sequence ATGTATAGCCACATCCTCGTCGCCCTCGAGAATTCACGGGCGGATGCGACCGTCCTCGAGCACGTGCAGAAGCTGGCGAAGCTGACCGGCGCGTCGCTGCTGCTCGTACACGTCGCCGACGGCTGGGCGGCGCGCCACTACGACGAGCTGGCGCTGCGCGAGTCGGAGGAGATGAAGGAAGACCGCGCCTACTTGCAGAAGATCCAGGATCAGCTCACCGCCGCCGGCTTCGAGGCGAGCGCGCACCTGGCGATGGGCGATCCCGCCACCGAGCTGGTGCGCGTCGCCGAGGCGCAGCACGTGGATCTGATCGCGATGTCGACGCACGGCCATCGCTTCCTGAACGACCTGCTGCGCGGCAGCACCGCCGATCGCGTCCGCCACAACGTCGCGGTGCCGGTGCTGATGATCAGAGCCCGATGA
- a CDS encoding PEP-CTERM sorting domain-containing protein — MLAPAGRASAEPILVTGGSTFLYWDSSGSNVTLLGDGLRVMTDSYGGGLTFLTTGLRRLDGQLLFGSIGSAPHIWSVTIDGVDYSAYLSGSLAFATDPAVVPPLARNQEATVTAPFTMMGTLRGTTGVLGTGDLVFEVALQGAGTASASGFGADTNLLRIGGVHYQFAAAPAATPEPATLLLMGTGLAGVLLRRRAHA; from the coding sequence GTGTTGGCACCGGCGGGGCGCGCCAGCGCCGAACCGATTCTGGTCACCGGCGGCAGCACGTTCCTGTACTGGGATTCGTCGGGGAGCAACGTGACGCTCCTGGGCGACGGCCTGCGCGTGATGACGGACAGCTATGGCGGCGGCCTTACCTTCCTGACGACCGGACTTCGGCGCCTCGACGGACAGCTGCTGTTCGGCAGCATCGGGTCCGCACCACACATCTGGAGCGTCACCATTGATGGGGTGGATTATTCGGCGTACTTGAGCGGATCGCTGGCGTTCGCCACGGACCCGGCGGTGGTGCCGCCGCTCGCCCGGAACCAGGAGGCCACCGTCACGGCCCCCTTCACCATGATGGGGACGCTCCGCGGAACGACGGGCGTTCTCGGCACCGGGGACCTGGTGTTCGAGGTCGCGCTGCAGGGCGCCGGGACCGCCTCAGCGAGCGGGTTCGGCGCGGACACGAACCTGCTGAGAATCGGCGGGGTGCACTACCAGTTCGCCGCCGCACCGGCGGCGACGCCGGAGCCGGCCACGCTGCTCCTCATGGGCACCGGCCTGGCCGGGGTGCTGCTGCGGCGCCGCGCGCACGCCTGA
- a CDS encoding M28 family peptidase: MKSRSYSALGGALAAAVLLLQAGGAAQVRKLTGVSAITPADLKEWLTYLASDQLQGRQVYTEGLGLAASYIADHLKAWGVKPGGDDGSYFQVVKVLGVNVTRNSTVTVTANGQTKTFKDGEGVTFPANQGGKQTITGKAEFVGYGLSLPEAGIDDYKGRDASGKVVIYLGRGPQSMPAGSQRLLTARARNAIELKKAVAAIGPVAGFGGGRGRGAGAPGTPSGQAAPGGQGAPAPPAGAAPPALAGRGGQGASLGDFQTVQRLDNKVPPQITASDAFFEFLFSTAGQSYAEIKAKADKQEPLPPIALDATITIDVDADYTVVQTRLTRNVVGIIPGTDPKLRDSYVLFGAHYDHVGYQQTPPAQGRGGGGGGAAAPGGCVGQVRDTPKPGDVINNGADDDGSGTVAVMAIAKAFAAGPKPKRSLLFVWHAGEEAGLLGSRYMADYPSVPLDKVAAGLNIDMVGRNRCDDPKEGNKVYVVGSDRISTELHNVNEDANSGLEKPMQLDYEMNDPADPESIYTRSDHYSYASRGIPIIFYTTGLHRDYHYVTDEVSKIEFPKLAHIAQLVYSTGARVANLDHVPARDNLGPRKGKGATGKIGR, from the coding sequence ATGAAATCTCGCTCGTACTCCGCCCTCGGCGGAGCGCTTGCCGCGGCCGTGCTGCTGCTGCAGGCCGGCGGCGCCGCGCAGGTGCGCAAGCTGACCGGCGTATCCGCGATCACCCCGGCGGATCTGAAGGAATGGCTCACGTACCTGGCGTCCGATCAGCTTCAGGGACGGCAGGTCTACACCGAGGGGCTGGGCCTCGCCGCGTCGTACATCGCGGATCACCTCAAGGCGTGGGGCGTCAAGCCCGGGGGAGACGACGGGTCGTACTTCCAGGTGGTGAAGGTGCTCGGGGTCAACGTCACGCGGAATTCGACCGTCACGGTGACCGCCAACGGGCAGACGAAGACGTTCAAGGACGGCGAAGGGGTGACGTTCCCGGCCAACCAGGGGGGCAAGCAGACGATCACCGGGAAGGCGGAGTTCGTCGGCTACGGCCTGAGTCTGCCTGAGGCGGGCATCGACGACTACAAGGGGCGCGACGCTTCGGGGAAGGTGGTCATCTATCTCGGACGCGGGCCGCAGTCGATGCCCGCAGGCAGCCAGCGGCTGCTGACGGCGCGGGCGCGCAACGCGATCGAGTTGAAGAAGGCGGTCGCGGCGATCGGCCCGGTGGCCGGCTTCGGCGGCGGCCGCGGCAGGGGTGCGGGGGCGCCAGGGACCCCGAGTGGACAAGCTGCGCCGGGCGGCCAGGGTGCGCCAGCCCCGCCCGCCGGAGCCGCGCCTCCAGCGCTGGCGGGCCGCGGCGGGCAAGGCGCGAGTCTCGGCGACTTCCAGACGGTCCAGCGCCTCGACAACAAGGTGCCGCCGCAGATCACCGCCTCCGACGCGTTCTTCGAGTTCCTCTTCAGCACGGCGGGGCAGAGCTACGCCGAGATCAAGGCGAAGGCCGACAAGCAGGAGCCGCTGCCGCCGATCGCGCTCGACGCCACCATCACGATCGACGTCGACGCCGACTACACCGTGGTGCAGACGCGGCTCACGCGCAATGTCGTCGGCATCATCCCGGGCACCGATCCGAAGCTGCGCGACAGCTACGTGCTGTTCGGCGCGCACTACGATCACGTCGGGTATCAGCAGACGCCGCCGGCGCAGGGACGCGGCGGCGGGGGCGGCGGGGCGGCGGCGCCGGGCGGCTGCGTCGGCCAGGTACGCGACACACCGAAGCCTGGCGACGTCATCAACAACGGCGCGGATGACGATGGGTCGGGGACGGTGGCGGTGATGGCGATCGCGAAGGCGTTCGCGGCCGGGCCGAAGCCCAAGCGCTCGCTGCTGTTCGTATGGCACGCCGGCGAGGAGGCGGGCCTCCTCGGCTCCCGCTACATGGCCGACTATCCGTCCGTGCCGCTGGACAAGGTCGCCGCAGGCCTGAACATCGACATGGTCGGCCGGAACCGCTGCGACGATCCGAAGGAAGGCAACAAGGTCTACGTGGTGGGATCCGATCGCATCAGCACCGAGCTGCACAACGTCAACGAGGACGCGAACAGCGGCCTCGAGAAGCCGATGCAGCTGGATTACGAGATGAACGATCCGGCGGATCCCGAGTCGATCTACACGCGCAGCGATCACTACAGCTACGCCTCACGCGGCATCCCGATCATCTTCTATACGACCGGCCTGCACCGCGACTATCACTACGTGACGGACGAAGTGAGCAAGATCGAGTTCCCGAAGCTCGCCCACATCGCGCAACTGGTCTACTCGACGGGCGCGCGGGTCGCCAACCTGGATCACGTGCCGGCGCGCGACAACCTGGGCCCGCGGAAAGGGAAGGGGGCGACGGGGAAGATCGGGAGGTAG
- a CDS encoding DUF5777 family beta-barrel protein, giving the protein MSPRSLRVLAALFAFSFICSSVAAQQADDPAPAVPASAPARQTAASPSVEIDQMVVNLPTTLPLKRHRSYFRITHRFARDLRRGSFGQLAEDLFSLDNGAVIGLEYRFGVTDRVQAGVNRSILGKTIELFGRWDALRQQEGRPFGLSAAASVEGQDNLTLDPQPGISVTVSRMHGTRLALYATPTFVKDAHTPTLRIGHGDHDHGGEGADAADAIPGEDKNDTAFVGLGMRLRVLETMSIVGEVSPRVYGYRPDRASWNAGVEKLTRGHVLQLNVGNTFGTTPGQLARGGSRHDIYLGFNMSRKF; this is encoded by the coding sequence ATGTCCCCACGGAGTCTCCGGGTCCTGGCAGCGCTCTTCGCATTCTCCTTTATCTGCTCGAGCGTCGCGGCGCAACAGGCCGACGATCCGGCGCCGGCCGTTCCGGCGTCCGCGCCGGCGCGGCAAACGGCGGCGTCGCCGAGTGTCGAGATCGATCAGATGGTCGTCAACCTGCCGACGACGCTGCCGCTGAAACGGCACCGGAGCTACTTCCGCATCACGCACCGGTTCGCGCGCGATCTGCGTCGCGGATCGTTCGGTCAGCTCGCCGAGGATCTCTTCAGTCTGGATAACGGCGCCGTCATCGGTCTGGAGTACCGCTTCGGCGTCACCGATCGCGTTCAAGCGGGCGTGAATCGTTCCATCCTCGGCAAGACGATCGAGCTGTTCGGGCGCTGGGATGCGCTGCGGCAGCAGGAGGGCCGCCCGTTCGGCCTGTCTGCGGCGGCGTCGGTGGAAGGGCAGGACAACCTCACGCTCGATCCGCAGCCGGGGATCTCGGTGACGGTGTCGCGTATGCACGGCACGCGGCTGGCGCTCTATGCCACGCCGACGTTCGTGAAGGACGCGCACACTCCGACCTTGCGGATCGGCCACGGGGATCACGATCACGGCGGCGAAGGGGCGGATGCGGCGGACGCCATTCCAGGAGAAGACAAGAACGACACCGCATTCGTCGGCCTCGGGATGCGGCTACGGGTGCTCGAGACGATGTCGATCGTCGGCGAAGTGTCGCCTCGAGTCTATGGCTACCGTCCGGATCGCGCGTCCTGGAACGCCGGGGTCGAGAAGCTGACACGGGGTCACGTGCTGCAGCTGAACGTCGGCAACACCTTCGGCACCACGCCGGGGCAGCTGGCGCGCGGCGGCAGCCGGCACGACATCTATCTGGGTTTCAACATGAGCCGGAAGTTCTGA
- a CDS encoding CrcB family protein produces MTWVMVAVGGAAGSLARYAVGIAITRAAGGPAPLATAVVNVAGCALAGLLLGAMASGRLPLTIEHRALIFAGILGGFTTFSGVGIDTLALVQQGRGASAAVNIALQIAAGLAALAVAFAMARR; encoded by the coding sequence ATGACGTGGGTGATGGTGGCGGTCGGCGGCGCGGCCGGATCGCTGGCGCGCTATGCCGTCGGCATCGCCATCACGCGTGCGGCCGGCGGTCCCGCTCCGCTGGCGACCGCGGTCGTGAACGTCGCCGGCTGCGCGCTCGCCGGCCTCCTCCTCGGCGCGATGGCCTCCGGCCGGCTGCCCCTGACGATCGAGCACCGCGCGCTGATCTTCGCCGGCATCCTGGGCGGCTTCACGACGTTCTCGGGTGTGGGTATCGACACGCTCGCGCTGGTCCAGCAGGGGCGCGGCGCCAGCGCGGCGGTCAATATCGCGCTGCAGATTGCCGCCGGTCTTGCCGCCCTCGCGGTCGCCTTCGCGATGGCCCGGCGGTGA
- a CDS encoding DUF1330 domain-containing protein: MAAYVIVQVEVKDPVRYEDYKAMVPPSVAKFGGRFLVRGGKTHTMEGTWSPRRLVVVEFPSVEQARAWWASPEYAEAKALRQATSDSQLLIAEGI; the protein is encoded by the coding sequence ATGGCGGCCTACGTCATCGTCCAGGTCGAGGTGAAGGATCCGGTCCGCTACGAGGACTACAAAGCGATGGTGCCGCCGAGCGTCGCGAAGTTCGGCGGCCGCTTCCTCGTGCGCGGCGGCAAGACGCACACGATGGAAGGAACCTGGTCCCCGCGCCGGCTCGTCGTCGTCGAGTTCCCGAGCGTGGAGCAGGCCAGGGCGTGGTGGGCGTCGCCGGAGTATGCCGAAGCAAAGGCGCTGCGCCAGGCGACGTCCGATTCGCAGCTGCTCATCGCGGAAGGCATTTAG
- a CDS encoding GtrA family protein, whose translation MRFAKFNSVGVAGFVVQIAVLAALLHAGVHYLAATVLAVESAILHNFFWHERWTWRDRPAAGRGRLDRLWRFHALNGLVSLAGNLLLMRLFVGTLGMAPIPANLAAVLACALVNYTASDRLVFSPRAKCLPR comes from the coding sequence GTGCGATTCGCGAAATTCAACAGCGTGGGCGTGGCGGGCTTCGTGGTGCAAATCGCGGTGCTCGCCGCGCTGCTCCATGCGGGCGTGCACTACCTGGCCGCCACCGTCCTCGCGGTGGAGTCGGCGATCCTGCACAATTTCTTCTGGCACGAGCGCTGGACCTGGCGCGACCGGCCCGCCGCGGGGCGCGGCCGGCTCGATCGCCTCTGGCGCTTTCACGCGCTGAACGGGCTCGTGTCGCTGGCGGGAAACCTGCTGCTGATGCGGCTCTTCGTCGGCACGCTCGGCATGGCGCCGATCCCGGCGAACCTGGCCGCCGTGCTGGCCTGTGCGCTGGTGAACTATACCGCCAGCGATCGGCTGGTGTTCTCGCCGCGGGCTAAATGCCTTCCGCGATGA
- a CDS encoding ABC transporter permease has protein sequence MLRLYRLLLRLAPRPLRDAHGDDMTELFADRLAAARAAGGLAPAAVWTRAISDLLRARFASRSPERVPLTLLIDERTAFMAGSDVRYAWRALLRQRGASALAVLMLALGIAANIAVFSIVNGLFLRPFPFPQPDRLVYINTAAPKWNLEVVGINYPDFDRWQKDQKLFEAIAAYQTTDFNVADGSGAERIRGIEITYDFLRVFGVEPILGRSFTAEEDRPRSQPVVLLGEALWRERFGSDRGVLGRSLRLNGVARTIVGVMPRAASFPDDVRLFVPYAGDVAQPFESYGGDAIGRMKPGVTVEQADADIKRAHQPIWDTKDKARTVTPFVRPLHETFVRDYRGAARTVTGAVAVLLLIACANVAAVMLARALARRREMGIRLALGSSRARLIRQLLIENLMLAGIGGAIGLAAGRWALAALVGIIPDQLPRWAAFHLDARVVGFAVLTVVGTVIVFGWAPALHAVGGDLRSAVHATTSGTTASPRGRRTLRWLVAAEFALAAMLLVCGTLLVKAFDRVRNVDPGFRTDGVLVATIPLSEGTRPKEEQWVAFWTEFERRVASIPGVDAAGLTTCAPISGCHLGNFFKVDGALPSPDGKNPVILTRAASPGYFKAIGLRLKEGRFLEDGDGTPQSDGAVVVNESFVRTFWGAGASGAGRRIKYFDPRAKWIPVVGVVADVKHYGLDRPVRPGIYFPLGKMPRSTMMVAVHATVPPASVTPALRDALRQMDPEVPLYRARTMDDQIRRSTALRAALSWMLAVFASLAFVLALGGAYGVSTYLVTQRTREIGIRVALGARTRNIVRSVAATGLGAVLIGVALGVAGSIAVAEQLGDALFGVSARDARVLLGVTAVLILTALLANGLPARRAARVDPMRTLRTDG, from the coding sequence ATGCTGCGGCTCTATCGCCTGCTGCTGCGCCTGGCGCCGCGGCCGCTGCGCGACGCCCACGGCGACGACATGACGGAGCTGTTCGCCGACCGCCTGGCAGCCGCGCGCGCCGCCGGAGGTCTGGCCCCGGCGGCTGTGTGGACGCGCGCGATTTCCGATCTGCTGCGCGCCCGGTTTGCGTCCCGCTCTCCCGAGCGGGTGCCGCTCACGCTCCTCATCGACGAAAGGACGGCCTTCATGGCGGGATCGGATGTGCGATATGCCTGGCGCGCGCTGCTCCGGCAGCGCGGCGCGAGCGCCCTGGCCGTGCTGATGCTCGCCCTGGGCATCGCCGCCAACATCGCGGTGTTCAGCATCGTCAACGGGCTCTTCCTGCGCCCGTTCCCGTTCCCGCAGCCCGACCGCCTGGTCTACATCAACACCGCGGCTCCCAAGTGGAACCTCGAGGTGGTCGGCATCAACTATCCGGACTTCGATCGCTGGCAGAAGGACCAGAAGCTGTTCGAAGCGATCGCCGCCTACCAGACGACGGACTTCAACGTGGCGGACGGGAGCGGCGCCGAACGGATCCGCGGCATCGAGATCACGTACGACTTCCTGCGCGTGTTCGGCGTCGAACCGATCCTGGGACGGAGCTTCACCGCGGAGGAAGACCGCCCCAGGAGTCAGCCGGTCGTGCTGCTCGGCGAAGCGCTCTGGCGCGAGCGCTTCGGGTCGGATCGCGGCGTGCTCGGCCGTTCGCTTCGGCTCAACGGGGTCGCCAGGACGATCGTCGGCGTCATGCCGCGTGCGGCGTCGTTTCCCGACGACGTGCGGCTGTTCGTGCCGTACGCGGGTGACGTCGCGCAGCCGTTCGAGAGCTACGGCGGCGACGCGATCGGCCGCATGAAACCAGGGGTTACCGTCGAGCAGGCAGACGCCGACATCAAGCGCGCCCATCAGCCGATCTGGGACACGAAAGACAAGGCGCGCACGGTCACGCCCTTCGTGCGGCCGCTTCACGAGACCTTCGTGCGCGACTATCGAGGGGCGGCCAGGACCGTCACCGGCGCCGTCGCGGTGCTCCTCCTCATTGCCTGCGCCAACGTGGCCGCGGTGATGCTGGCGCGGGCGCTGGCGCGCCGCCGGGAAATGGGCATCCGCCTCGCGCTCGGCTCGAGCCGGGCGAGGCTGATCAGACAGCTGCTGATCGAGAACCTGATGCTGGCCGGCATCGGCGGCGCCATCGGACTGGCGGCGGGACGGTGGGCCCTCGCAGCGCTGGTGGGGATCATCCCCGATCAGCTTCCGCGCTGGGCCGCGTTCCATCTCGACGCCCGCGTGGTCGGCTTCGCCGTCCTGACCGTGGTCGGAACGGTAATCGTCTTCGGCTGGGCGCCGGCACTGCACGCCGTCGGCGGCGATCTGCGATCGGCAGTTCACGCGACGACCAGCGGTACGACGGCCTCGCCGCGCGGACGCCGCACCCTGCGCTGGCTGGTCGCGGCAGAGTTCGCCCTTGCCGCGATGCTGCTGGTGTGCGGGACCCTCCTGGTGAAGGCATTCGATCGCGTGCGGAACGTCGATCCCGGCTTCCGCACCGACGGCGTGCTCGTGGCCACCATTCCGTTGTCCGAGGGGACGCGCCCCAAGGAAGAGCAGTGGGTCGCGTTCTGGACCGAGTTCGAGCGCCGTGTCGCGTCCATCCCCGGCGTGGACGCGGCGGGCCTCACGACGTGCGCGCCGATCTCCGGCTGCCATCTCGGCAATTTCTTCAAGGTCGACGGCGCGCTGCCCAGCCCCGACGGCAAGAATCCCGTGATCCTGACGCGCGCCGCGTCTCCGGGGTACTTCAAGGCGATCGGACTCCGGCTGAAGGAGGGACGCTTTCTCGAAGACGGGGACGGAACGCCGCAGTCGGATGGCGCCGTCGTCGTCAACGAGTCGTTCGTGCGGACGTTCTGGGGCGCCGGCGCGAGCGGCGCCGGACGGCGCATCAAGTATTTCGATCCGCGCGCGAAATGGATTCCGGTCGTCGGCGTGGTGGCCGACGTGAAGCACTACGGCCTCGACCGTCCGGTGCGGCCGGGCATCTACTTTCCCCTCGGGAAGATGCCGCGCTCCACGATGATGGTTGCCGTCCACGCGACGGTGCCGCCGGCCTCGGTGACGCCCGCGCTGCGCGACGCGCTGCGCCAGATGGATCCCGAAGTCCCGCTGTACCGCGCCCGGACGATGGACGACCAGATCCGGCGGTCGACGGCGCTGCGCGCCGCGTTGTCGTGGATGCTCGCCGTGTTCGCGTCCCTGGCGTTCGTCCTGGCGCTCGGAGGGGCCTACGGCGTCTCGACCTACCTGGTCACCCAGCGGACGCGCGAGATCGGCATCCGGGTCGCGCTGGGCGCGCGCACCAGGAACATCGTCCGCAGCGTCGCGGCAACCGGGCTCGGGGCCGTCCTGATCGGCGTCGCGCTCGGTGTCGCGGGATCGATCGCGGTGGCGGAGCAGCTCGGCGACGCGCTGTTCGGCGTCAGCGCCCGGGACGCGCGCGTCCTGCTCGGCGTCACGGCGGTGTTGATCCTGACGGCGCTGCTCGCCAACGGACTGCCCGCCCGGCGCGCCGCGCGGGTCGATCCGATGCGCACCCTCCGCACGGACGGGTAA